In Dermacentor variabilis isolate Ectoservices chromosome 7, ASM5094787v1, whole genome shotgun sequence, a genomic segment contains:
- the LOC142588754 gene encoding uncharacterized protein LOC142588754 → MAEEAERFVAVGKQLGLEGTALQEFLREERAVHRERLKEQEQQKREEDERDKARSDRRLLEIEKELELLRAKSDCASSSGGSESLPNGNLVTAQFAGVSPQRLLAPFNEKADDLDAYLTRFERVAEAHGWAREQWATALSTCLTGEALSVFGRMPASEALSYDKVKRALLRRFRLTEEGFRKKFRTEAPQDNEAPSQFFARLENYWERWVHLSEAPKSYEGIKDLLLAEQFLENCKPALAMFLREKKSRDILDMLQRADEYVSARDTVNFGKREARQGGQAGDNPDAGRGRRQSNSGTGLRCYLCSRPGHVASQCTSTSKKPEHTNREQPAARNVLACLEEDGYLELKDGQRLPVVNLGTSPAAGDLPVVGGRVAGKTVKVLRDSGCNIVIVNQDLVQPSEMTGRCRAVYLVDRSVRTLPEARISIDTPYYRGEVLAACMKDPLFDLILGNIEGARAPAEPDGTWGETSARDEDNWAGPSIAEAQPPPVAAVTTRRQTQQQNSQAFRRLPVPSTLAEVTPEQMKEDQQRDTTLRQLFQLHREQRSVKCKGGGSFNIQLRDGLLYREYVPDSGSSTVQLIVPRQHRGKVLHLAHCGLMAGHLGKKKTTDRILADFFWPGVHRDTHEFVASCDICQKTASRGSVRKVPLEKMPLVDTPFRKVAIDILGPLKPATRKGNRYILTLVDYATRFPEAIALPSIETERVAEALLQIFSRVGVPEEMLSDRGSNFTSELMAEVGRLLSLRLQTTTPYHPMANGLVEKLNGTLKKMLRRMCTEQPKDWDRFIEPLLFAYREVPQASTGFSPFELLYGRNVRGPLAILKELWTGARLEEEVKTAYQYVVDLRERLETTCQMAHEALDEAGERYKRYYDRGAKARIMRPGDQVLLLLPTEHNKLAMKWKGPYVIKERKGEVDYVVDINGVVKTFHANMLKKYHTREPAAETPVVTVAASASDRGMPMWPWGERGDYRDVAVSDKLHSQQAKELRALIALHRDVFSEQPGYTDWAVCKLATTTQEPVHVKQYPLPFAVRQEVEAEVSTMLQMGVVERSHSPYNAPTVLIKKPDGTNRFCVDFRRLNEVLIADSEPIPRADCLIAEVGGRKIFSKMDLSKGYWQVPLDEQSKEKTAFSAPSGLYQFKKMPFGIKTAPAVFAKLMRKLLDGIANVYHYYDDLLIATNNWQDHLDALGEVLARLREAGMTVHPKKCELGFDQLSFLGHKIGGGKLGPMESTLDRIRNAAPPTTKRQVRAFLGLAGYYREFIKNYATIATPLTDLTKKRAPNQISWGHTEQEAFDKLRRLLSEAPILQIPDFSQPFVLRTDASDQGLGAVLLQDKGGVLHPVAYASRKLLPREQAYAAIEKECLAMVWAVKRFNFYLYGKRFTVQTDHQPLRYLKEAQFTNSRVLRWALLLQEYDFNVLSIKGAENVGADYLSRV, encoded by the coding sequence ATGGCCGAGGAAGCGGAACGATTTGTTGCGGTCGGGAAGCAGCTGGGCCTGGAAGGGACAGCGCTGCAGGAATTTCTGCGCGAGGAACGGGCGGTGCATCGCGAGCGCCTTAAAGAACAGGAGCAGCAAAAACGCGAAGAAGATGAGCGCGACAAGGCGCGGAGCGACCGGCGTCTCCTCGAAATAGAAAAAGAGCTGGAACTACTCCGCGCAAAGAGTGATTGCGCAAGCAGTAGTGGCGGCTCAGAAAGCCTGCCCAATGGGAACCTAGTGACAGCGCAGTTCGCGGGGGTCAGTCCCCAAAGACTACTGGCACCCTTTAATGAGAAGGCGGACGACCTGGATGCATACCTGACGCGCTTTGAGCGAGTGGCCGAAGCCCACGGATGGGCGAGGGAACAATGGGCCACCGCCCTCAGTACGTGCCTGACGGGAGAAGCGCTTAGCGTGTTCGGCCGCATGCCGGCGTCGGAGGCGTTGTCTTACGACAAGGTGAAACGGGCCCTCCTACGTCGCTTCCGCCTGACAGAAGAGGGCTTCCGGAAGAAGTTCAGGACGGAAGCGCCCCAGGACAACGAAGCGCCATCGCAGTTCTTCGCCCGGCTGGAAAATTACTGGGAGAGATGGGTCCACCTCTCGGAGGCCCCGAAGTCCTACGAGGGAATCAAAGATCTCCTCCTAGCCGAACAGTTTCTCGAGAACTGCAAGCCCGCGCTGGCGATGTTCCTTAGGGAAAAAAAGAGCCGGGACATCCTGGATATGCTCCAGAGAGCCGACGAATATGTGAGCGCCCGAGACACAGTCAACTTCGGCAAGCGTGAAGCAAGACAAGGAGGCCAAGCCGGGGACAATCCCGATGCGGGCCGAGGCAGGCGACAGTCCAACAGTGGAACAGGGCTCCGTTGTTACTTATGCTCCCGACCGGGACATGTTGCGTCACAATGCACGAGTACCAGTAAGAAGCCGGAGCACACGAATAGGGAacagcccgctgctaggaatgtCTTAGCCTGCCTTGAAGAGGACGGCTACCTCGAATTAAAGGACGGCCAGCGCTTGCCTGTTGTAAATCTGGGCACTTCACCGGCCGCGGGGGATCTCCCTGTTGTCGGAGGCCGCGTTGCCGGGAAGACCGTGAAGGTCCTGAGGGACAGTGGCTGCAACATCGTTATCGTCAACCAGGACCTTGTCCAGCCATCGGAGATGACAGGCCGATGTCGAGCCGTCTACCTCGTAGACCGTTCAGTGAGAACTTTGCCCGAGGCTCGAATAAGCATAGACACGCCCTACTACCGAGGGGAGGTCTTGGCGGCATGCATGAAGGACCCACTCTTCGACCTCATCCTGGGGAACATCGAAGGTGCCCGAGCCCCGGCAGAGCCAGACGGTACGTGGGGCGAAACCTCCGCGCGGGATGAAGATAACTGGGCGGGGCCATCGATAGCAGAAGCCCAGCCTCCGCCCGTAGCTGCCGTTACCACACGCCGGCAGACCCAACAGCAGAACTCCCAGGCCTTCCGGAGATTGCCGGTGCCGTCAACCCTAGCTGAAGTCACTCCCGAACAAATGAAGGAGGACCAGCAGCGTGACACTACCCTGCGACAGCTCTTTCAGCTACACAGAGAGCAACGCAGCGTGAAATGCAAGGGGGGCGGATCATTCAACATCCAACTGAGGGACGGTCTGCTGTACCGTGAATACGTGCCAGACTCGGGATCTAGCACGGTGCAGCTGATAGTGCCGAGACAACATCGCGGAAAAGTCCTCCACCTGGCACACTGCGGGCTAATGGCGGGTCACCTTGGAAAGAAGAAGACCACGGACCGCATACTGGCCGACTTCTTTTGGCCGGGAGTGCACAGAGATACGCACGAGTTCGTCGCTTCGTGCGACATTTGTCAGAAGACGGCCAGCCGGGGGTCCGTAAGGAAGGTACCACTCGAGAAGATGCCGCTGGTCGACACGCCGTTTCGCAAGGTCGCGATTGATATCCTGGGGCCGTTGAAACCAGCAACCCGAAAAGGTAACAGATACATCTTGACGCTGGTCGACTATGCAACCCGCTTTCCCGAAGCGATTGCCCTGCCGAGCATAGAAACCGAGCGAGTGGCCGAGGCACTGCTACAAATCTTCTCCCGAGTAGGCGTACCAGAAGAGATGCTGAGTGATAGGGGATCCAACTTCACCTCTGAACTCATGGCAGAGGTAGGACGCCTACTTTCGTTGCGTCTTCAGACGACGACCCCGTATCACCCCATGGCCAACGGCCTCGTGGAGAAGCTGAATGGGACATTGAAGAAGATGTTGCGGCGCATGTGTACTGAACAGCCCAAGGACTGGGACAGGTTCATCGAGCCGCTACTATTCGCCTACAGGGAAGTCCCGCAGGCCAGCACCGGGTTCTCCCCATTCGAGCTATTGTACGGGCGGAACGTGCGGGGTCCTCTGGCCATACTCAAGGAGCTTTGGACCGGAGCGAGACTAGAGGAGGAAGTCAAGACGGCATACCAGTATGTCGTTGACTTGAGAGAGAGGCTCGAAACGACATGTCAAATGGCACATGAGGCCCTTGATGAGGCAGGAGAGCGCTACAAGCGATACTATGATCGCGGAGCAAAGGCGAGGATTATGCGCCCGGGCGACCAGGTACTCCTACTGCTGCCTACCGAGCACAACAAGCTCGCTATGAAGTGGAAGGGGCCGTATGTcataaaggaaaggaaaggcgAGGTGGACTACGTGGTTGACATCAATGGCGTTGTGAAAACGTTTCATGCGAACATGCTAAAGAAGTACCACACCAGGGAACCGGCAGCTGAGACACCAGTCGTGACGGTGGCAGCAAGTGCCAGCGACCGAGGGATGCCAATGTGGCCCTGGGGGGAGCGAGGAGACTACCGCGACGTCGCTGTTTCCGACAAACTCCACTCGCAGCAAGCGAAGGAGTTGCGAGCCCTAATCGCCCTACACCGTGATGTGTTTTCGGAGCAGCCAGGGTACACCGACTGGGCTGTGTGCAAGCTAGCCACAACGACGCAAGAACCTGTACATGTAAAACAGTACCCACTTCCCTTCGCAGTAAGACAAGAAGTGGAAGCCGAAGTCTCCACGATGCTTCAGATGGGGGTGGTAGAAAGGTCTCACTCACCATACAACGCGCCGACCGTACTGATAAAAAAACCCGATGGCACGAACCGTTTCTGCGTGGATTTCCGACGGCTCAACGAGGTTCTGATTGCCGACTCGGAACCGATCCCCAGAGCGGACTGTCTGATCGCTGAGGTGGGAGGCCGGAAAATATTTTCGAAGATGGATCTCTCAAAGGGATACTGGCAAGTGCCTCTAGACGAACAATCCAAGGAGAAGACAGCGTTCTCCGCGCCCAGCGGGCTTTATCAATTCAAGAAGATGCCGTTTGGCATAAAAACTGCTCCTGCTGTTTTCGCGAAACTCATGCGGAAACTTCTCGACGGCATCGCCAACGTCTACCATTACTACGACGACCTGTTGATCGCGACAAATAATTGGCAGGACCACTTAGATGCCTTGGGGGAAGTACTGGCGAGGCTACGAGAGGCGGGGATGACTGTCCACCCCAAGAAATGCGAACTGGGGTTCGATCAGTTGTCTTTCCTGGGACACAAGATTGGAGGAGGGAAGTTGGGCCCCATGGAGTCCACTTTGGATAGAATACGCAACGCTGCCCCGCCGACGACCAAGCGCCAAGTTAGGGCCTTCTTGGGACTGGCCGGATACTATCGCGAATTTATCAAAAATTATGCCACCATCGCAACCCCCTTGACGGACCTGACGAAGAAGCGGGCGCCGAATCAGATATCATGGGGACATACCGAGCAGGAGGCATTCGATAAACTGCGAAGGCTGCTCTCCGAGGCCCCCATCCTACAGATCCCCGACTTCTCCCAGCCATTCGTGCTTCGCACCGACGCCTCCGACCAGGGGCTCGGCGCTGTCTTACTACAAGACAAGGGGGGAGTGCTTCACCCGGTTGCATACGCCAGCCGAAAGCTCCTGCCGAGAGAACAGGCCTATGCGGCCAttgagaaggaatgtctggccatggTCTGGGCAGTAAAGCGCTTCAACTTTTACCTTTACGGTAAAAGATTTACGGTCCAGACGGATCATCAACCCCTCAGATACCTCAAGGAAGCCCAGTTCACGAACTCGCGGGTGCTTCGGTGGGCCCTGCTCCTACAGGAGTATGACTTCAACGTCCTTAGCATCAAGGGTGCGGAGAACGTGGGCGCTGACTACCTTAGCCGGGTCTGA